The Aspergillus flavus chromosome 2, complete sequence region TATGTGAAGTGTCGATTAAAGCACATCCCTTGTCTCTCACAGGATAAAACATACTGAGGAATCAGGGTGCTGGACCGAACAGATAAGCTTGATTGGCAACTTGATGGGATGATAAATAGGAATTACACGCGCAAAATAGCCGCCCAAGACTTGCCAGTAACTAGGTTTCTGTATAATCGGGACTGATTCCTATTTCAGTAACTTGCAGACACCGTACGCGTCGTACCTCGACATGATGCATTGGGTAAGGGCGCCGCAAGGcaaataaagtattattagACCTACTGGAATAGGCACAACCAACCATCGTGCCGGACTTCCGAGTGGCGTTGATAAGCAACATTTACTACCAGGAACCAAAATTGTATACGAAGTACAAAAGTACCGTCGCCATATCCGGGGAGTCAATGTTCTATCCGTGGGGCAGCGAAAAAAGTTTCCGCTCCGCCAtacagaggaggaaagacGCACTCGTTGCCGCGGCACAACTCCGCCCAGCCCCGATTGTGGGAAAAGCGGATACGATAAGGGAGGCTGTTGGTAGATTCAGAGCTGTAAGTGGATTATCTGGGTGGCCGATCAATGCGGCCACGGTAGGTCGGCACTCCAGCTATAATTTGTTTGGCAGCCGCGATTTGCCACTGAAAAAGCGAAAACTCAGCCAAATCTACCCGCGCAGTATCAGCTCAGCTCACCATCCGAGGTCATGAGTGTCTTCCAGAAGCTCCAGCAAACAACTAGTGGCGCATCGCCGTCGCGCTAAAGTTGTTAGCGGGATAGATGGCGTGCGCCCTCGAAGCATATGGATTTCTCAACACGGGAGGTCTGGAACCAGGATTGGGTCAGATGACCCTCGAAAGTTGCTGGCAACAAAAGAATTGCTGACACTTGTTCCACTCTGGGCAGCGACGCAGTGATTGAGAATGGTGTGGTTTGAGAACATCACCCAATCTTCGCTTGCAAGTGTAGACGTGTCAATTGTCCGAGGCGGTCACATTAACCCTATAATGGAGAACCCCGGATTTTAGTTCTGTTGCATCAAACTGGATATCTCGAGTAATTGAGTCGGAAAACTTTAATAATCGATCTAAATTTTGGCAGAAAGctctcaaaaagaaaaagggagcTACCCCTGGcgaattaaattattaataagcCCCCGTTATTAGCATCGTGAGTTTGGTGAGTCGGGGAGCCATGGGACACGATCTCCGGGCGGTGAGGGAGGGTTTTTAGAGCTACAATACAAATTAGGATAGTGAAATGTAAAAGAAATCGCGACATTCAACCAGAACAATCGCCCAGACCCGCTCTCAACGCTATTTTGCATTGAAGAGGGGGATGACCTGGCAACTTTCGAGGAGATGGCGGTCAGGATGATCATCGCTAAGAGTTTTCTGGCATTCTCCTATCATGGTTGTCTATTTATTGccccatcctcttctccactGTGGACCCCCTGAACCATTTATTCTGGAATCCAGGCACAGaacttttcccttctttctcttttatctATTCAAACGCCTCTCCGTCTCACGTCCGATTCCCAAACGTCCGATTCACCTCTCCCTTCACCATGGCGTACGATTGTTACTGCGCAATCTGCGGTGTTAGCTTCACCGGCATGCACATCGAGTCCCCGTCGGAAACCGCGATCGAACGACGAAGACGGTGGATTGAGAAGAGATGTCGGGCGCTCGAGGCCGGCCAGGACATCAGCCAAATTTCTACCGAAGAAAATGATGCCCCCGTGCGCAGCTACGACCCTCGTTTAGTCGACACCGATAACATCTCCTGGCTCTACAAGGCATACTGCCTGGGATCGAATCCTCCCTCCGGTACTTCGAAGACGAACAAGTACGTTCTTGGATACGTTTCCGGCGAGCCAATTGCGGTCTAACACGGTTGCAGAGCGTTTATTGCTGGTCCGGGATATTATGCGGATATTGTAGGCGACCCCCGAATATACTTTGAAGCAAGCCACAGTTCGAGAAGCTTACACGCCACTTTGACAGGGAGAACTAGTGGTGAAACCCGGCAATGGTATGCGTTACACGAGGCTGCCGAATTGCATAAGCGTGGCTAATTTTATCTTAAGATCAATATCAGCCGTCGTCCCGGAAAACCTTCATGTGGTCGGTTTTGACCTCTCCGATCCCTCTCCCTCGAAGGGAGAAAAATAAACACCTCATCGCTAACTCTTTTGCAGTTATGACGAGGGAACCGAAGACGCAGCCGGCCCAGTCCTCCCATTCCATTGGAGCTGTTTCGAAATCTTGACCCGAGTCCTCACGGGTTCCACCGAGATCAGCCGTGTCAACCTCAACGCTCTTTACGGTGTCATGTCCGCTTTGACCAACCATTCCTCGTTGCATCTGAGCTACGGAAACGATATTTCACGGTCACAGGGCCGTTACTGGGAATGCATTCCTGGTGCAGAGGTAAGCGTGATCACACCAGAGATTAGACTGCAATGCCCCTAACGTATTGCCATTTCTGCCATCAACAGTACTGTGCCAAGAACCCAACAGATACCCCCATGGTCGACGAGCTTTTCCAAAACCTGAGCACGGATAGTAAATTTAAGCGCCCTTCGCTAGAGATTGAGCTCCGGGAACGACGCCCCACCGATCCATTTGGCCAACTACCTCTCGAGATCGCACAGCAGATTTGCATGTTTTTGCCCGGAGATTCGCTGAAAGCTCTTGCTCAAGCTTCTCTCAGTGTTCAAATGATCACCCAGGATAACTCGTTCTGGAAGCGTTTTATGCAGTGGGACATGCCGTGGCTCTGGGAATTCCAGACGCTCCAGAATCAAAAGGACGTCAACTACAAATCACTTTACCTGTGGCTGAACAAAATGACCACTCCACGGTACGGCATGGACGATTTGAACCTCATGGGCGTTGCCAACCGCAGACGCGTCTGGGGCGTGTGCGAACAACTTGCAAGCCGGTACAACAAAACCACCGGCCAGGCGCCCGCTGAAGCGATGAAATGGGGTCGCGATTAAGCATCTGCGGAGATGAGATCTACGACATTGATTGCTATGTTTTGACTGCCGAGGTGAGTCTAGACCCCCGAGGTATATGGAGTCGCTCTATATTGAAGAGAGCTAATGTGGCAAATATACAGGGACTCTTGCGGGAAATTATTTCAGCCATATGATACCACAGCTCTATTACCTGGTTTCGACCTTTGCATTGCTTCGTTATTCATTCTTTGGAGTTCATCCGGCGTTGGGACTGGGTCGGTTGCCAATTCTCAACTTTCTGCCTTTATTAGCGTCAAGcattatagatatagaccatcttttttttttttatctgACGAATCTATAATGAACCCAACGATTGACTTGATACCACACAATTGCGTTGCACCTACATATTCAACAGATTTATGTTATCTTCCTGTTTTGGAAGACGGGTCGATTGTTAGTAGCACACCATCTAATAAAGCTTCGCATCTAAATTTAGACAATGGCAGCAATCTGGTAGAAATCTTTACCGGCGAAACTGGTATTATTCTGTTACTATAGTATCAAACCAATCCAATCGATCTGTGGCAAATGTGGCAATCTTTGGTGGATCGGAATACGTTCGGAGCATTGTCGGAGGTATTGTGTTCGATTCTATCCCATTCCAGCGCCGCCAGCATCGCGACCGCACGTTAAATTTAGTATCACATTTGATGATAGTATTGTCGTTGCTCAGATGTATGTTGCGTTGCCTTGTCTCTGAATAGAAACTCCAAATTGCCTTGCTGTGGTTGGTGGCTGGGTTTGGAGTGACCTTTGTTCCTCGTAGTGCACTAAACCCTTCTGACGAAAAGATGTCTTTGAAGCTTCGATCGTTTCTATAGACGGGGTGTTCACCTTTTACGTACATCTACTCTGTAGATTGTGGTTTACTCCGTGGAGCGCCACGGGCAACCGGTTAGCAGTGAGAACCCGTGTTAAAGCCAACCCTAAGTTTGCCCAACGCCCTACTTAAGTGTAAAAGCTTCTAGTCTCACACATCTCCTGATTTAAACTACCCATTCCGCTACAAGAGAGCAATTATCTACCGTACTCAACCCTAGGACAAAGGTCTTTGAGATTGATTCAAGTTGCGGAAAGCTCCATCCGCATTCCCGACGCCCTGAAACTGTGCTGAAACGTTATGCTTACGGTCTTGACGTTTCAATCCTCACATTTAGTTTAAAGAAGCCTTCTAGAATACTTCACTGTAACCACTTGCATTGGGTCGGAACTTGCCGGACCACATCTGCCAAGCGAACGGTGAAGAGCTGGACCATTTCGTCAGTCTGACGCCAGCATTCCTTCAAAAGAGGTGTAACTCTTCGTATTTCTGCTGAGATTTGGTACATCATATTGGCAAGCCCATTAAGTACACTGTCAATCAACGATATAGAGGTACTGTCATCTAAATGAGCACACTTCAACCCCTCCTGCTGGCCGGTGGCCGGTCCTCGCGAATGGGCAGACGAAAGGAATTGCTACCCTTAGTACATGATATACCTATCTACATGCACCTATTGCGCACCTTGCAGCTCGCCTGCCCCCAGTCACCTATAGTCTATCTATCATTACGCAGTCGAGATTGTCTGCCAGATATACAGAATGACCCACGAGTGACGGAAGTGTCCCCAGACATGCTCTCCATAGAAATCGATGGCTCATCTACACTGGTACAAGTAATCTATGACCGCCCTAACG contains the following coding sequences:
- a CDS encoding F-box domain protein, which produces MAYDCYCAICGVSFTGMHIESPSETAIERRRRWIEKRCRALEAGQDISQISTEENDAPVRSYDPRLVDTDNISWLYKAYCLGSNPPSGTSKTNKAFIAGPGYYADIGELVVKPGNDQYQPSSRKTFMCYDEGTEDAAGPVLPFHWSCFEILTRVLTGSTEISRVNLNALYGVMSALTNHSSLHLSYGNDISRSQGRYWECIPGAEYCAKNPTDTPMVDELFQNLSTDSKFKRPSLEIELRERRPTDPFGQLPLEIAQQICMFLPGDSLKALAQASLSVQMITQDNSFWKRFMQWDMPWLWEFQTLQNQKDVNYKSLYLWLNKMTTPRYGMDDLNLMGVANRRRVWGVCEQLASRYNKTTGQAPAEAMKWGRD